CTCTACCGCAAGATGACGGTGATCGACCAGCTCGTCTTCCTCGCCGAGATCAACGGCGTCGCCCGGCGGGAAGCACAGCGTCGTGCCGCCGCCTGGCTCGAGCGACTGGAGCTCGGAGCGTGGGGCAAGGCGAAGATCGAGGCGCTCTCGAAGGGGATGCAGCAGAAGATCCAGATCGTCGGCGCGCTCGTGCACCAGCCGGAGATCGTCATCCTCGACGAGCCGTTCTCCGGCCTCGATCCGATCAATCAGGGGACGCTCAAGGAGGTGCTCTCCGAGCTGCGGGCGGCGGGCACGACGATCCTCTTCTCGACGCACATCATGGAGCACGCCGAGAAGCTCTGCGACCGGATCTGTCTGATCTCGCGTGGTCGCGTGCTGCTCGAGGGCGAGCTCGCGGCACTCAAGCGCGAGCGCGGCGGCAACGTGTTCCGGCTTTCGGCCATCGGCGACCTGGCGCGGGCCCGGGCGGTTCCCGGCGTCGTCGAGGTGATCGACGGCCCCGGTGGACAGCGCCTGCTGCTGGCGCCGGAGGCCGATGCCACGGCGGTGCTGCGCGAGCTGGTGAGCTTCCTCGCGGTGCGTGAGTTCCGCTCCGAGGAGCCGGATCTCGAAACCCTCTTCATCAAGGCGGTGGGCGATGCTTCGTGACCTGCAGCTCGGTTCGATCGGTGCGATCGCCCGACGCGAGTACCTCGCTCGGGTGCAGACCAAGGGCTTCTGGATCTCGACCGTCCTGCTGCCTCTCTTCATGGGAGCGATGGTGTTCGTGCCGAGCCTGGTGGCGTCGAAGGCGCGGGCGACCCATCGGATGGCGGTGGTCGACGAGACCGGCAAGGTCGGCGAAGCCCTTGCTGCCGCCCTCACCGGCAAGGGACAGAAGAAGTCCGGCAACGAGGGTGTGCTCGAGAAGGCGCGCGAGCAGCCCGAGACGGCGAGCTTCGTGATCGAGCAGGTCAAGCCGGAGGAGCCGGCGGCGCAGCGCGCCGCGCTCGACCGGCGGGTGCTCGACGGGAAGATCGACTCCTGGATCCGCATCTCGAACGAGGTGCTCGACAAGAGTCAGGTCGAGTACCGCGCCGAGAGCGTGTCGAACTTCATCACCCAACGGCGGCTCGAGCGCGTGCTGTCGCAAGTCGTCGGCCGGTATCGGATCGAGTCGGCCGGGCTCGACGCCGAGAGGATCGCGGCGATGACCCGGGACGTCGAGCTCGAGACGGTTCGACTGTCGAAGGAGGGCGAGCGTGCGGAGGCCGGCATCGCCGGCTTCTTCCTCGCCTACTTCCTGTTCTTCCTCTTGTACATGGTGGTGGCCATCTACGGCCAGCAAGTGCTCAACGGCGTGCTGGAGGAGAAGGCGTCACGCGTCGTCGAGGTCATCGTCGCCGCCGTGCGGCCGTTCGACCTGATGCTCGGCAAGCTCGCCGGCATCGGTCTGGTGGGGCTCACGCAGCTCGGAATCTGGTTGGCGACGATGGCGGCGTTGACGGCGCCAGGGGTCATCACGGCGATGGCCTGGCTGCCGGGTGGGAAGCTTCCCGAGATCTCGCTCGCCGTCTTCGGCCACTTCCTCGTGCTCTTCCTGCTCGGCTATTTCTTCTTCGCGACGCTGTACGCGGCGATCGGCGCCGCCACGAACAACATCCAGGAGGCGCAGCAGTTCGCCGGCGTCGTGGTGATCTTCCTGATCGCTCCGGTGCTCCTCATGGTTCCGGTGATCAACGACCCGGATTCGACGCTCGCCGTGGTGTTGTCGCTGGTGCCGCCGTTCACGCCGCTGCTCATGATGCTGCGGATCGCGGTGAAGATGCCGCCCGCCTGGCAGATCGCCCTCGGCTACCTGCTCACCTCGGCCTTTATCGTCGTGCTGGTGTGGGTCTGCGCCCGCGTTTACCGAGTCGGAATCCTCATGTACGGCAAGAAGCCGACCTTCCAGGAGCTCTGGCGCTGGGTGCGCCACGCCTGAGACGACAGGGGCCCGGCGGGTCGCCGGGCCCTCGGAATTCCAACCTCGAGCCGCGAATTCAGCGGGCGTGTCCCCGACCGCGGAAGCCACCCCTGGGACCGCGCTGGTGGAGCAGCTTCTTCGCCGTGTCGTAGGAGGCCCGCTGTTCGGCCGTGAGCACGGCGGAGAAGTCGGTGTCGAACCGCTCGCGCGCCGCCTTCACCTGCTGGTGCAGACCATGGTTCGCGACCACCAGGCGGCCGACGGCGGTGGCGTCGGGGTTGGCGCCCTCGAGCAGCGTCTCGATCTGCTGCTGATTGGTCCGCATCTGCTCGTGGAGCGGGCGGGTCGTGTCGGCCAGGCGGTCGGCGAGCTGCTCGAGCGTCGTGTGCTGCGCGTCGGTGAGCTCGAGCAGCCGCGTCAGCCGCTCGACGATGCGCTCGCCGAAAGCGCCGCCGGGGCCGCCCGGTCCTCCCGGTCCACCGGGGCCGCCGGGCGGCTGGGCGAAAGCGGGAGCGGTGAGAATCGCGGCGAGCGCGGCGACGGCGAGGTATGGAACGGGGTTTCTCTTGTTCATCGCAGGTCTCCTGATCTCGGTCCGTCGGCGGGTCCGGTTCGGCTCGATTGTCGCACCGGACCCGCCGTCCACGGGAAGAAACCCGCGAGCTCGTCGCTTCCTGCGGCCCGGTCCTAGAACATCGACCAGAGGTACTGGTTGGTGACTTCGTGGTGGAACTGCACCTCCGAGGTCTTGACCCGCGTGCCGAGGGCCTTCGGACAGCGCTCCGCCTGGGCGAGCTTGAGCTCGGCGTACTTGCCGTGCACCTCTTCGCCGATCAGCTCGGCCGACCAGCGGCTCGTCTTGAACAGCCGGATCGCGTCGTAGATGTTGTCGGGCAGGAATCGCGTGCGGGGGCGCTTCGGCTCGCTCTCCTCCTCGGGCAGCGGGCCTTCGAGCCCCGTGCGCAGGAGGGTGTAGATCGCCAGGTAGGGGTTGGCGTCGGGGGCGATCGATCGCACCTCGATGCGCGCCGACTTCTCGTTGGCCAGCGGGATGCGCACCATCGAACCACGGTCGATCGCCGAAGCCTTGATCTGGTTGGGCGCCTCGAAGTGCGGGTCGAGGCGGCGATAGGAGTTCACCGACGAATTGAGGATGAGGCAGAGGTCGTTGGCGCTCTCGAGGATGCGGTGGACGAAGCTCCAGCCGGCGGTCGAGAGGTTGTCCTGGCCGGCGGCGTCCCAGAACAGGTTCTTGCCGCCGCGCGAGAGCGACATGTTGGTGTGCATGCCGTTGCCGTTGACGCCGGCGACGGGCTTCGGCAGGAAGCAGGCGGTCATGTCGAGCCGGGCGGCGACCTGCCGCGAGAGCAGCTTGTAGAGCTGCACCTGGTCGGCGGCCACCGTCGCCTCGGTGTAGCCATAGTTCATCTCGAACTGCGAGGGTGCCACTTCGGGATGGTCCTTCTCGTTGCCGAAGCCCATCGCGCGCTGCACTTCGGCGGCGGTGTCGATGAACTGACGCAGCGCGTCGCCGGGCAGCGAGTGGTAGTAGCCGCCGGTCGAGATGAACTCGAAGGCGCCGGTCTCGTGGAAGCGGCGCTCGGCGTCGCGTCCGCGGAAGAGGAACCCCTCGATCTCGTTCGACACGTTGGCCACCGTCCCGTCGGCGCCCCAGAGCGCGGCGCAGTGGTCCTTGAGCCGCACCCGCATGTCGCCGCGGTACGAGGTCCCGTCACGCTCCTGCACTTCGCCGAAGACCAGGACCTTGCCCGGGCCGAAGATGTCGGAGGGGAGCCAGTAGAACGCCGGCCAGTCGATCGCCAGCCGCAGATCGCTCTCGGCCTGCTGCGAGAAGCCGCGGATCGACGACCCGTCGAACGTTAGGTTGTCGGCCGACTTGAGCAGGAACTTCTTGTCGTAGTCCAGCATGTGGAAACGGCCTTCGAGGTCGGTGAAGACGACGGTCACCGCCTTGATCCGCTTTTCGTCGGCGAGGTACTTCATCCGGGCCTCGCGCACCTTGCCCGGATCGGTCCGGGAAAGGCGCTCGGCCTTGGCCTCGAGATTGAGCTCTTCGAGGTGGTCGTACGGGATCTCCAGAAAATCGCGGAGTGGTGGGGTCGTCATATGGCCTCCTCGCGGGTTGGGGTGTTGGATCTGAAGCGGCTGGTTTTAGCGTACCGAGAGGCCATTTTATCTCTAACGCATCGTAATGAGTCGAACGGGCCTGTTTTCATCATCCCGATCGACTCGGGTTTCCGCAATGGGGAGGCACTTGACGTAAGCGTCAAGCAAAGGTAGGGTGGGCGTACAATTGCCGCAATGCGGCTTATTGCCGCAGGTGCGAACATGCCGACGCGCATCGAACCCACGAGGCTGTTCACCATCACCGAGCTTTCCGCCGAGCTCGGGGTCACGGCGCGTGCCATTCGCTTCTACGAGACGAAGGGCCTCGTCGCACCGCAGCGCGTCGGCGCGAATCGCGCGTACACCTACCGGGACCGGGCGCGGCTGATGATCATCCTGCGCGGCAAGCGGCTCGGCTTTCCTCTCGCCCTCATCAAGAAGTACCTCGACCTCTACGACGCCGACCCGACCCGACGCGAGCAGATCGTCCATCTGCTGCGCGGTGCCCGGAAGCGGATCGGCGAGCTCGAAGCCCGGCGCCGCGACCTCGAACAGGCGCTCTCCGAGCTGCGCGACATCGAAACCCAGACCCTCGACGCCATGGCGCGCATGGGCATCGCGCTGCCGGCGCCGGAAGCCGATTCCTGACCGTCCGAGCTGCTGATGCGGATGGCCGAGACCAAGCGACGCGAGTCGTCACCGCAAACCCGACGGAGGTGGATCTCCCCATGAGGAACGTCGTCATCGCCGGATATGCCCGGTCCCCGTTCACTCCTGCCAAGAAGGGCGAGCTCGCGAAGGTGCGACCCGACGAGTTCGCCGCCCAGACCGTCCGCGGTCTCGTCCAGCGGACCGGAATCGACGTCGCCGACATCGAGGACCTCCTGCTCGGCTGCGCCTTCCCGGAAGGCGAGCAAGGGTTCAACGTCGCTCGGCTCATCGGCTTCCTCGCCGAGCTGCCCCTCTCGGTGGCGGGAGCCACGGTGAACCGCTTCTGCGGCTCGTCGATGCAGGCGATCCACATCGCCGCCGGAGCGATCCAGATGAACGCCGGAGAGGTGTTCCTCTGCGCCGGCGTCGAGTCGATGACCCGCGTGCCGATGGGCGGCTTCAACCCGTTGCCGCACCCGGGGCTCTACGCCCGCTATCCGCAGGCGTTCGCCGGCATGGGCGAAACGGCGGAGAACCTCGCCCGCGACTACAAGATCTCGCGCCAGCGGCAGGAGGAGTTCTCGCTCCTCTCCCAGCAGAAGGCCGCGGCGGCCCAGGCGGCGGGCAGGCTCGCCGACGAGATCGTGCCGATCACCTGGAAGGGTGGCACCGTGTCGCTCGACGGCTGCATCCGCTCCGACACGACGCTCGAAGGGCTGGCCAAGCTGAAGCTGGCGTTCGACGACAAGGGCACCGTCACGGCGGGGACCTCGTCGCCGGTCACCGACGGCGCCTCGGCGACCCTGATCTGCTCCGAGGAGTACGCCAAGCGCAAGGGGCTCGTGCCGCTCGCCCGGATCAAGAGCATCGCGATCTCGGGCTGCCGCCCGGAGATCATGGGGATCGGCCCGGTGGTGTCGACGCGCAAGGCGCTCGAGCGGGCCGGGCTTACCGTCGCCGACCTGGACGTCATCGAGCTCAACGAAGCGTTCGCCGCCCAGTCGCTGGCCTGCATCGACGAGCTCGGTCTCGACCCGGCCAAGGTGAACCTCGACGGCGGCGCGATCGCGCTCGGCCATCCGCTCGGCGCCACCGGGGCGCGGATCACCGGCAAGGCGGCATCGCTCCTGCGGCGTGAGGGGAAGCGCTACGCGCTCGCGACCCAGTGCATCGGCGGCGGCCAGGGGATCGCCACGGTGCTCGAGGCGGTGTGACCATGGCCGGGATCCAGAAGGTCGGCGTCCTCGGCGCCGGAGTCATGGGCTCCGGCATCGCGGCGCACGTCGCCAACGCGGGAGTTCCGGTCGTCCTGCTCGACATCGTCCCGGAGGGGGCGAGCGACCGCAACGTCGTCGCGGCCGGCGCGCTCGAAAAGCTGAAGAAGGCGAAGCCGGCAGCGTTCATGTCGTCGTCGCGCGCCAAGTTGATCACCGTGGGGAACCTCGAGGACGACCTGGCGCTGCTCGCCGACTGCGATTGGATCGTCGAGGCGGTCATCGAGCGCATCGACGTCAAGCAGAAGGTCTACCGCGCGGTCGACGCGGTCCGCAAGGCCGGCTCGATCGTCTCGACCAACACCTCGACGATTCCGCTCGGCAAGCTCATCGACGGTCTCGGTGCCGCCTTCGCCGCGGACTTCCTCGTCACCCATTTCTTCAACCCGCCGCGCTACATGCGTCTCCTCGAGCTGGTGGCCGGGCCGGCCACCCGGCCCGAAGCCGTGGCGGCGATCCGCGACTTCTGCGACCGCCGTCTCGGCAAGAGCGTCGTCGACTGCAAGGACACGCCCGGGTTCATCGCCAATCGCGTCGGTACCTTCTGGATCGAGGTGGCGACGCGCGAGGCGATCCACGGTGGGCTCGACGTCGAAGAGGCCGACGCGGTCGCCGGCAAGCCGATGGGCTTCCCGAAAACCGGCGTGTTCGGGCTGATGGATCTCGTCGGCATCGATCTCGGCCCGCACATCGCGGCCTCGTTGCTGTCGACGCTGCCCGCCGACGACGCCTATCGGGCGATCCACGAGGAGTCGCCGGTCATCCGCAAGATGATCGAGACCGGCTACACCGGCCGCAAGGGCAAGGGCGGCTTCTATCGGATGGACGACTCGTCGGGCAAGAAGGTCAAGCAGGCGGTCGATCTCGCCACCGGCGAGTACCGGCCGGTGCGCGACACCCGCCTGGCGAGCGTCGCCGGAGCCAGGAAGGGCGGCCTGCGCTCGCTCCTCGAGCACGCCGACAAGGGCGGCAAGTACGGCTGGCGGATGCTCTCGCAGACCCTCGCTTATGCCGCCTCGCTGGTGCCGGCGATCGCCGACGACATCGCCAGCGTCGACGAGGCGATGCGCTGCGGCTACAACTGGGAGCGCGGCCCGTTCGAGTTGCTCGACCAGATCGGTCCGGCGTGGTTCGCCGGCAAGCTCGCCGCGGAGGGGCGGCCGGTACCGCCGATTCTCCAGGCGGTGGGTGCCGGGACCTTCTACCGCGTCGAGGGCGGACGCCTCGAGCAACTCGCGCCGGCGGGCGGTTACGTGCCGGTACGACGGCCGGAGGGAGTCATTCTCCTCGCCGACCTCAAGCGGGCCGGCAAGCCGGTGGCGAAGAACTCGTCGGCGAGCCTGTGGGACCTCAGCGACGGCGTGCTCTGCCTCGAGTTCACGACCAAGATGAACTCGCTCGACGACGGCATCCTGCGCCAGCTGCGCAAGGCCTCGTCGCTGATCGGCAACGGCAGCTACAAGGCGCTCGTCATCTACAACGAGGGGACCAACTTCTCGGTGGGAGCCAATATCGGTCTGGCGCTCTTCGCCGCCAACATCGCCCTCTGGCCGGCGATCGAGGCGTCGATCGCCGAGGGGCAGCAGGCGTTCAAGTCGATGAAGTACGCGCCGTTCCCGGTCGTCGGCGCCCCGTCGGGCATGGCGCTCGGCGGCGGCTGCGAGATCCTCTTGCACTGCGACGCGGTGCAGGCCCACGCCGAGACCTACATGGGCCTCGTCGAGGTCGGCGTCGGCGTCATCCCGGGCTGGGGCGGCTGCAAGGAGATGTCGATCCGTTGGGCCACCAACCCGCAGCGACCCGGCGGGCCGATGCCCGGGGTGGCCAAGGTGTTCGAGATGATCAGCACCGCCTACGTCGCCACCTCCGCCGAGGAGGCACGCGAGGTGCTCTTCCTGCGCGAGAGCGACGGCATCACGATGAACCGCGATCGCCTGCTCGCCGACGCCAAGGCCAAGGCGCTCTCGCTGGTGGCCGCCGGCTACACTCCGCCGCAGCCGGTGGAGATCTCGCTTCCGGGACCGGCGGGCCGGGCGGCCCTCGACATGGCCGTGGCCGGCTTCCGTGCCAACGGCATGGCGACGCCGCACGACGCGGTGGTTTCGCGCCGACTCGCCACGGTGGTCACCGGCGGCGACACCGACCCGGTCGACACGGTCGACGAGGACACCCTCTCGCGACTCGAGCGCGAGGCCTTCCTCGACCTGGTCCGGACCCCCGCCACTCTCGACCGGATCGAGCACATGCTCGAAACCGGCAAGCCTCTGAGGAACTAGCGCATGCCGAGCTACAAAGCGCCCCTGCGCGATCTGCGCTTCGTCTACTACGAGGCTCTTCGACGGCACGGAGCTCGCACGCCTCCCCGGCTTCGAGGAGGCGACCCCGGATGTCGTCCTGGCGGTGGCCGAGGAGCTCGGCCGCATCTGCGAGGAGGTTCTGCAGCCGCTCAACGGCAGTGGCGACGAGGAGGGTTGCCACTTCGACAACGGCAAGGTCACCACGCCCAAGGGGTTCAAGGAGGCCTACGAGCTCCTGCGCAAGGGTGGCTGGCCGGCGCTGACCGGGCCGCAGGAGTACGGCGGCCAAGGGATGCCGCACGCCGTCGGCAACCTCATCGCCGAGCTGCTCTGTTCGGCGAACCTCTCGTTCGCGATGTACCTCGGGCTGACCTTCGGCGCCATCTCGGCCCTCGACAAGCACGCCGGCAAGGAGCTCAAGGCGCGCTTCCTGCCGAAGCTCATCGAAGGGACCTGGTCGGGAACCATGTGCCTGACCGAGCCGCAGAGCGGCACCGACCTGGGGCTCGTGCGCACCAAGGCGGAACCGGTCGGCGACGGCAGCTATCGCCTGACGGGCAGCAAGATCTTCATCTCCGCCGGGGAGCACGACCTGACCGAGAACATCGTGCATCTCGTGCTCGCCCGCCTTCCCGGTGCGCCGGAAGGGATCAAGGGGATCAGTCTCTTCGTCGTGCCGAAGATGCTCGAAGCCGGCGACAAGCTGGTCAGCAACCACGTGACCTGCAGCGCCATCGAGCACAAGATGGGAATCAAGGGCTCGTCGACCTGCGTCATCAACTTCGAGGACTCCATCGGCCACCTCGTCGGCGAGGCGAACAAGGGCATGAAGGCGATGTTCACCTTCATGAACGCGGCGCGCCTGCATGTCGGCATCCAAGGGTTGGCGCTCGCCGAGGCCTCCTATCAGGGCGCGGTGAAGTTCGCCCGCGAACGCCTGCAGGGCCGAGCGTTGACCGGCACCAAGTATCCGGAGCTCGAGGCCGATCCGATCCTCGTCCATCCGGACGTGCGGCGCATGCTGCTCACCGCACGCTCCTTCGTCGAGGGGGCTCGCGCCCTCACCGCCTGGGCGGCGCTCGAGATCGACCACGCCGAGCACGACCCGGATCCCGAACGGGCCAAGCAGGGGGACGACCTCGCCTCGCTGCTCACCCCGATCGTCAAGGCGTTCCAGACCGACCTCGGATTCGAGTCGTGCAACCACTCGCTCCAGGTCTGCGGTGGTTACGGTTTTACCCGTGACTACGGCATGGAGCAGCTGGTCCGCGACTGCCGGATCACCCAGATCTACGAGGGCACCAACGGCATCCAGGCCCTCGACCTCGTCGGCCGCAAGGCGCCGGCCCACCTCGGGCGTTACCTGCGGCGTTTCTTCCATCCGGTCCAGCAGTTTCTCGAACAGGAGGCGGTCAACCCGGAGATGGAAGAGTTCGTCGCACCGGTCGCCAAGGCGTTCGAGCGCCTGCAGCGCGCCACCGGATGGCTCGGCCAGGAGAGCTTGAAGAGCCCTGACCAGGCCGGGGCGGTTGCCTCGGAGTACCTCCACCTGTTCGGCTACGTCGCCTTCGGCTATCTCTGGGCGCGCATGGCGAAAGTCGCCCTCGCCAAGCGCGGCGGCGAAGAGTCGGCGTTCTACGAGGCGAAGATCGCCACGGCCCGCTTCTTCATGCAGCGC
This genomic window from Holophagales bacterium contains:
- a CDS encoding ATP-binding cassette domain-containing protein codes for the protein MEATLELREVRKAYGDFVAVESVSFAVPKGSLYGLLGPNGAGKTTTIRMVMDILAPDRGEVLFFGRPRTRQDLRRIGYLPEERGLYRKMTVIDQLVFLAEINGVARREAQRRAAAWLERLELGAWGKAKIEALSKGMQQKIQIVGALVHQPEIVILDEPFSGLDPINQGTLKEVLSELRAAGTTILFSTHIMEHAEKLCDRICLISRGRVLLEGELAALKRERGGNVFRLSAIGDLARARAVPGVVEVIDGPGGQRLLLAPEADATAVLRELVSFLAVREFRSEEPDLETLFIKAVGDAS
- a CDS encoding ABC transporter permease, encoding MLRDLQLGSIGAIARREYLARVQTKGFWISTVLLPLFMGAMVFVPSLVASKARATHRMAVVDETGKVGEALAAALTGKGQKKSGNEGVLEKAREQPETASFVIEQVKPEEPAAQRAALDRRVLDGKIDSWIRISNEVLDKSQVEYRAESVSNFITQRRLERVLSQVVGRYRIESAGLDAERIAAMTRDVELETVRLSKEGERAEAGIAGFFLAYFLFFLLYMVVAIYGQQVLNGVLEEKASRVVEVIVAAVRPFDLMLGKLAGIGLVGLTQLGIWLATMAALTAPGVITAMAWLPGGKLPEISLAVFGHFLVLFLLGYFFFATLYAAIGAATNNIQEAQQFAGVVVIFLIAPVLLMVPVINDPDSTLAVVLSLVPPFTPLLMMLRIAVKMPPAWQIALGYLLTSAFIVVLVWVCARVYRVGILMYGKKPTFQELWRWVRHA
- a CDS encoding periplasmic heavy metal sensor, whose amino-acid sequence is MNKRNPVPYLAVAALAAILTAPAFAQPPGGPGGPGGPGGPGGAFGERIVERLTRLLELTDAQHTTLEQLADRLADTTRPLHEQMRTNQQQIETLLEGANPDATAVGRLVVANHGLHQQVKAARERFDTDFSAVLTAEQRASYDTAKKLLHQRGPRGGFRGRGHAR
- a CDS encoding glutamine synthetase, with product MTTPPLRDFLEIPYDHLEELNLEAKAERLSRTDPGKVREARMKYLADEKRIKAVTVVFTDLEGRFHMLDYDKKFLLKSADNLTFDGSSIRGFSQQAESDLRLAIDWPAFYWLPSDIFGPGKVLVFGEVQERDGTSYRGDMRVRLKDHCAALWGADGTVANVSNEIEGFLFRGRDAERRFHETGAFEFISTGGYYHSLPGDALRQFIDTAAEVQRAMGFGNEKDHPEVAPSQFEMNYGYTEATVAADQVQLYKLLSRQVAARLDMTACFLPKPVAGVNGNGMHTNMSLSRGGKNLFWDAAGQDNLSTAGWSFVHRILESANDLCLILNSSVNSYRRLDPHFEAPNQIKASAIDRGSMVRIPLANEKSARIEVRSIAPDANPYLAIYTLLRTGLEGPLPEEESEPKRPRTRFLPDNIYDAIRLFKTSRWSAELIGEEVHGKYAELKLAQAERCPKALGTRVKTSEVQFHHEVTNQYLWSMF
- a CDS encoding MerR family DNA-binding transcriptional regulator; this encodes MPTRIEPTRLFTITELSAELGVTARAIRFYETKGLVAPQRVGANRAYTYRDRARLMIILRGKRLGFPLALIKKYLDLYDADPTRREQIVHLLRGARKRIGELEARRRDLEQALSELRDIETQTLDAMARMGIALPAPEADS
- a CDS encoding thiolase family protein is translated as MRNVVIAGYARSPFTPAKKGELAKVRPDEFAAQTVRGLVQRTGIDVADIEDLLLGCAFPEGEQGFNVARLIGFLAELPLSVAGATVNRFCGSSMQAIHIAAGAIQMNAGEVFLCAGVESMTRVPMGGFNPLPHPGLYARYPQAFAGMGETAENLARDYKISRQRQEEFSLLSQQKAAAAQAAGRLADEIVPITWKGGTVSLDGCIRSDTTLEGLAKLKLAFDDKGTVTAGTSSPVTDGASATLICSEEYAKRKGLVPLARIKSIAISGCRPEIMGIGPVVSTRKALERAGLTVADLDVIELNEAFAAQSLACIDELGLDPAKVNLDGGAIALGHPLGATGARITGKAASLLRREGKRYALATQCIGGGQGIATVLEAV
- a CDS encoding 3-hydroxyacyl-CoA dehydrogenase; the encoded protein is MAGIQKVGVLGAGVMGSGIAAHVANAGVPVVLLDIVPEGASDRNVVAAGALEKLKKAKPAAFMSSSRAKLITVGNLEDDLALLADCDWIVEAVIERIDVKQKVYRAVDAVRKAGSIVSTNTSTIPLGKLIDGLGAAFAADFLVTHFFNPPRYMRLLELVAGPATRPEAVAAIRDFCDRRLGKSVVDCKDTPGFIANRVGTFWIEVATREAIHGGLDVEEADAVAGKPMGFPKTGVFGLMDLVGIDLGPHIAASLLSTLPADDAYRAIHEESPVIRKMIETGYTGRKGKGGFYRMDDSSGKKVKQAVDLATGEYRPVRDTRLASVAGARKGGLRSLLEHADKGGKYGWRMLSQTLAYAASLVPAIADDIASVDEAMRCGYNWERGPFELLDQIGPAWFAGKLAAEGRPVPPILQAVGAGTFYRVEGGRLEQLAPAGGYVPVRRPEGVILLADLKRAGKPVAKNSSASLWDLSDGVLCLEFTTKMNSLDDGILRQLRKASSLIGNGSYKALVIYNEGTNFSVGANIGLALFAANIALWPAIEASIAEGQQAFKSMKYAPFPVVGAPSGMALGGGCEILLHCDAVQAHAETYMGLVEVGVGVIPGWGGCKEMSIRWATNPQRPGGPMPGVAKVFEMISTAYVATSAEEAREVLFLRESDGITMNRDRLLADAKAKALSLVAAGYTPPQPVEISLPGPAGRAALDMAVAGFRANGMATPHDAVVSRRLATVVTGGDTDPVDTVDEDTLSRLEREAFLDLVRTPATLDRIEHMLETGKPLRN